A stretch of the Myripristis murdjan chromosome 24, fMyrMur1.1, whole genome shotgun sequence genome encodes the following:
- the thbs1b gene encoding thrombospondin-1 — translation MSAAFVKQASSWCFTMKLAGIFLLLMLWTCESVRVAESRDDNSVYDLFELVQVPRKNHGVTLVKGDDPYSPAYKILNPDLIPPVPEGAFRDLIDSIHAERGFLLLLNFKQFKRTRGSLLTVEKMDGSGPVFEIVSNGKANSLDIVFSTENKQQVVSVEEVDLATGHWKNITLFVQEDRAQLYAGCDEVNTAELDAPIQSILTQETPTSAQLRIGKGAVKDRFMGVLQNVRFVFGTTLDAILRNKGCQNSMPTDTMILENLNGSSAIRTEYTGHKTKDLQMVCGFTCDDLASMFKELKGLGVVVKELSNDLRKLTDENKLIRTHIGMHSGVCIHNGIVRKNKDEWTVDDCTECTCQNSATVCRKISCPLIPCANATVPDGECCPRCGTPSDYAEDGWSPWSEWTHCSVSCGRGIQQRGRSCDRINNNCEGTSVQTRDCYLQECDKRFKQDGNWSHWSPWSSCSVTCGAGVITRIRLCNSPTPQLGGKDCEGEGRQTEKCQKSPCPINGNWGPWSPWDTCTVTCGGGVQTRKRLCNDPAPKYGGKECVGDAKDSQLCNKKDCPIDGCLSNPCFAGAKCTSSPDGSWKCGKCPSGYTGNGIKCKDIDECKEVPDACFEFNGVHRCENTDPGYNCLPCPPRYSGPQPFGRGVEEAAAKKQVCTPRNPCLDGSHDCNKNARCNYLGHFADPMYRCECKPGYAGNGHICGEDTDLDGWPNADLVCVENATYHCKKDNCPNLPNSGQEDYDKDGIGDACDNDDDNDGIPDDRDNCPFIYNPRQYDYDRDDVGDRCDNCPYNSNPDQTDTDNNGEGDACAVDIDGDGILNEKDNCPYVYNVDQRDTDLDGVGDMCDNCPLEHNPDQVDSDDDRVGDKCDSNQDIDEDGHQNNLDNCPYIPNANQADHDKDGKGDACDHDDDNDGIPDDKDNCRLAFNPDQLDSDGDGRGDACKDDFDQDNVPDIYDVCPENFAISETDFRKFQMVPLDPKGTSQIDPNWVVRHQGKELVQTVNCDPGIAVGYDEFNAVDFSGTFFINTERDDDYAGFVFGYQSSSRFYVVMWKQITQTYWSNKPTKAQGYSGLSIKVVNSTTGPGEHLRNALWHTGNTPGQVRTLWHDPKNVGWKDFTAYRWHLIHRPRTGHIRVVMYEGKKIMADSGSIYDKTYAGGRLGLFVFSQEMVYFSDLKYECRDA, via the exons atgtctGCTGCCTTCGTTAAGCAG GCATCAAGTTGGTGTTTCACCATGAAGTTGGCAGGGATCTTTTTGTTACTGATGCTTTGGACCTGCGAGAGCGTAAGAGTCGCAG AGAGCCGAGATGACAATAGTGTGTACGACTTGTTTGAGCTCGTCCAAGTCCCCAGGAAGAACCACGGGGTCACTCTGGTGAAAGGAGACGACCCGTACAGCCCCGCCTACAAGATCCTCAACCCGGACCTGATCCCCCCAGTTCCCGAGGGCGCCTTTAGGGACCTGATCGACTCCATCCATGCTGAGAGGGGATTCCTCCTGCTGCTTAACTTCAAGCAGTTCAAACGGACCCGGGGAAGCCTCCTGACCGTGGAGAAGATGGACGGCTCTGGACCCGTGTTTGAGATCGTCTCCAACGGGAAGGCAAACTCATTGGACATAGTTTTCTCCACCGAGAACAAGCAGCAGGTGGTCTCCGTCGAAGAGGTGGATCTGGCTACCGGCCACTGGAAGAATATCACCCTGTTCGTGCAGGAGGACCGGGCGCAGCTGTACGCGGGATGCGATGAGGTGAACACCGCCGAGCTGGATGCGCCCATCCAGAGCATCCTGACGCAGGAGACCCCTACCAGCGCGCAGCTCAGGATCGGGAAAGGAGCCGTGAAAGACAGGTTTATG GGGGTGCTGCAAAACGTGCGCTTTGTGTTTGGAACAACTTTGGACGCCATCCTGCGCAACAAGGGATGCCAAAACT CCATGCCGACTGATACCATGATCCTGGAGAACCTCAACGGCTCCTCAGCCATCAGAACTGAGTACACTGGCCATAAGACTAAAG ACCTGCAGATGGTCTGTGGCTTCACCTGCGATGACCTGGCCAGCATGTTTAAAGAGCTGAAGGGACTTGGGGTGGTGGTCAAAGAGCTGTCCAATGACCTCCGCAAACTG ACTGATGAGAACAAGCTGATTAGAACCCACATCGGCATGCACAGCGGTGTCTGTATCCACAATGGCATCGTCCGCAAGAACAAGGATGAGTGGACGGTTGACGACTGCACCGAGTGCACTTGTCAA AATTCTGCTACTGTTTGCCGCAAGATCTCCTGTCCCCTGATCCCCTGTGCTAATGCTACTGTTCCTGATGGCGAGTGCTGCCCACGCTGTGGAACAC cGAGTGACTATGCAGAGGATGGCTGGTCGCCCTGGTCTGAATGGACTCATTGTTCTGTGTCGTGTGGGCGGGGCATCCAGCAGCGTGGGCGCTCCTGCGACCGCATCAACAACAATTGTGAGGGCACCTCTGTGCAGACCCGCGACTGCTACCTTCAGGAGTGTGACAAGCGCT TCAAGCAGGACGGCAACTGGAGCCATTGGTCACCGTGGTCGTCGTGCTCCGTCACCTGTGGTGCCGGTGTCATCACCCGTATCCGCCTCTGcaactcccccaccccccagttAGGAGGCAAGGACTGTGAGGGAGAGGGCCGGCAAACTGAGAAGTGTCAGAAGTCTCCATGCCCCA TCAATGGCAACTGGGGACCCTGGTCACCATGGGATACCTGCACTGTCACTTGTGGAGGCGGCGTCCAGACCCGTAAACGCCTATGCAATGACCCTGCACCAAAATATGGTGGTAAAGAGTGTGTTGGTGATGCCAAGGACTCCCAGCTGTGCAATAAGAAAGACTGTCCTATTG ATGGGTGTCTTTCCAACCCCTGTTTTGCTGGAGCCAAGTGCACCAGCTCCCCTGATGGCTCCTGGAAGTGCGGGAAGTGCCCTAGTGGCTACACTGGCAATGGTATCAAGTGCAAGGACATTGATGAG TGTAAAGAGGTCCCTGACGCTTGCTTTGAGTTCAATGGTGTGCACCGCTGTGAGAACACAGATCCTGGTTACAACTGCTTGCCCTGCCCGCCCCGCTACTCTGGACCCCAGCCCTTTGGCAGGGGTGTGGAGGAGGCTGCTGCTAAGAAACAG GTGTGCACACCTCGTAATCCCTGCCTCGATGGAAGCCACGACTGCAACAAAAACGCTCGCTGCAACTACCTGGGACACTTCGCTGACCCCATGTACCGCTGTGAGTGCAAGCCTGGCTATGCTGGAAACGGCCACATCTGCGGAGAAGACACAGATCTGGATGGATGGCCTAATGCAGACCTGGTGTGTGTCGAGAACGCCACCTACCACTGCAAGAAG GACAACTGCCCCAACCTCCCTAACTCTGGGCAGGAAGATTACGATAAGGATGGCATTGGAGATGCTTGTGACAATGATGACGACAACGATGGCATTCCTGATGACAGG GACAACTGCCCGTTCATCTACAATCCCAGGCAGTATGACTATGACCGTGATGATGTGGGTGACCGCTGTGATAACTGCCCCTACAACAGCAACCCAgaccagacagacacagacaacaacGGAGAGGGAGATGCCTGTGCTGTGGACATTGATGGAGATG GTATTCTGAACGAGAAGGACAACTGCCCCTATGTGTACAATGTTGACCAGAGAGACACAGATCTGGATGGGGTGGGAGATATGTGCGATAACTGCCCTCTGGAACATAATCCTGATcag GTGGATTCAGATGATGATCGTGTTGGAGACAAGTGTGACAGCAACCAGGACATTGATGAGGACGGACATCAGAACAACTTGGACAACTGCCCCTACATCCCCAATGCCAACCAGGCTGACCACGACAAGGATGGCAAGGGAGATGCCTGTGATCATGATGACGATAACGATGGCATCCCTGATGACAAAGACAACTGCAGACTGGCCTTCAACCCTGACCAGCTGGATTCTGATG GTGATGGCCGTGGAGACGCTTGCAAAGATGATTTTGACCAAGACAACGTGCCCGACATCTATGACGTTTGTCCAGAAAATTTTGCCATCAGCGAGACAGACTTCCGCAAGTTCCAGATGGTTCCTCTGGACCCCAAAGGGACCTCTCAGATCGATCCCAACTGGGTTGTTCGCCACCAGGGCAAAGAGCTGGTCCAGACAGTCAACTGTGACCCTGGCATTGCAGTTG GTTATGATGAGTTCAATGCCGTTGACTTCAGTGGGACATTCTTCATCAACACGGAGAGGGATGATGATTATGCTGGCTTTGTGTTCGGCTACCAGTCCAGCTCCAGGTTCTATGTGGTGATGTGGAAGCAGATCACACAGACCTACTGGTCAAATAAACCCACCAAGGCCCAGGGCTACTCTGGCTTGTCCATCAAAGTGGTCAATTCCACCACTGGCCCAGGGGAGCACCTCAGGAACGCCCTCTGGCACACAGGGAACACCCCAGGACAG GTCCGCACTCTTTGGCATGACCCTAAGAATGTTGGATGGAAGGACTTCACTGCTTACAGATGGCATCTGATCCACAGACCAAGAACAGGACATATTAG AGTTGTGATGTACGAGGGCAAGAAGATCATGGCAGATTCTGGTAGCATCTACGACAAGACATATGCAGGCGGCAGACTAGGTCTTTTTGTCTTCTCACAAGAGATGGTATACTTCTCTGACCTCAAGTATGAATGCAGAG aTGCATAA